The genomic region GAGAATAAATAACTCATGCAAACCCACAAACACATTGAAAGAGCTATGACAAAACCGGTAGAACCGCATGCTAACAAAGTAGCTAGCTACTCTTCTGCCACTGTAACGCTACCTGTCAAAAAGTGCAGACTGGAGGGTCGTAGTGGTCGTCGTCTTCCCCGGGAGCGGTGAACACAGGCAGGTCGGGAGATTCAAGACAGTCCCGCTCCAACTTCCACAAATTGTGGGCTAGTGACACAAGTTGGACAAGCCCTGCTCTGCTCGTCGGTCTGTAGGACACTTGTTATGATGCGAGCCTCTGCTGCTCAGTCTTGTCAAGGCTTAGAATGTCAGCTGACTCATCACGTGAAaacaaccttcttttttttttagcagcaaCTAGCTGCAGGTGGTTGATTGCTTGTCATCGCGGATTCAAAAGGCTTTGCTAAGGGATTCCATTACCTATGATTCGGTTGATTAAAAGTGTCTTAATGTATGCAGATTTAGTTTTTGAACTGTAATCTATATGTTAGGAAATGTAATAATAAGTCCATTAGTAATGTTTTGAAATCTAGAGGGGTAGGCCCACATGCCTACTTAAACCGTCAATTCATCAAGTGGCCCATTTCACCAAATGTTAAAGAAACTCATTTTAAGATAATTAATATATCCAACAGCTGCATTCCTTAAAAAGAAGGTTTCAATTTGAAGTGGACTTTGTAGCCTACTTTTTGTGGTGAGAAAGAAGAAACCTTAGCTCACATGTTTTTTCTATCTCCTTTTCCCCAAAAGTTTTGGTGTGATGTAAGAAATTGGTTATTTCTAAAGATTGAGGACATCCTAATGTTTGATATCTCTCACATTCTTTATACTATGGATaattatatacaaatacatCTGTTTCTGACGTTATTTTACTATTGGGTAAATATCATCTTCACTGTAACAAATGGAGAAATAAACCCTTGTTTACCTGGTTTAAACAGGACTTTAAGTAGTTGAAGTAGTTGTTTCTTTTCACTAAGAAAGATGCAGTCCAGCAGgattgcaaaaaaagaaaaaaagatttttctaaTTTATAATTTCAAATTTGGTCTTTAAGTTTTGCATCATAATGTCTTTAGTTCCTTTTTTGAGATTTTGTATTGTTTGGTGTTTAATTtatgagtttgtttttcaaatatttaatttgtacaTAAATCCCCCTAGTCCTTATTTTTGATTACTTATTTGTATTTATGGGagaatattttaatttgttagggttagggttatttgATTGAATGTACATCATCTACAACATTTGGTATGCTTATGTTTGTAATATcttttccaattaaaaaaatgcttgaAACTTACTGACTCCTATCTTGCATGAAATAGGCCAATTAATCTTACAGAgtaattacattacatatatTCTTTGAGATATCTGCAACTATGGCCTGTGAGCTGAACTTGAAGGTTGGACTGACCTTAGAAACAGCAATTTGATGAAAAGAATTCTGAGCACGGGGCAACAGGGTTCCCTGGAGCTTTTAGCCCCATCTTGTGGTCTTCCTTAGTGGAGCGGTTGCTCAGTAGACAAACTAATAGAATACCAAGGCATGTGCAATATTTTACATACCCTTTTACATATTATGTGCAATATATTACATATTCTTGTTCCATGTAACTTATTTACTGTGTCTTCTGTGTGCCACTGTTCTGCCTTGTGGACATATATTGTTTTAAGATGATTTCAGCTGTGTTGCCCTATTGCCCAAGCAAAATATCCCCTTGGggaatataaagtatatatcaTCTTATCATTTCCATGACAACTAGCAAACTCCATCCACTAAAGAAAGCTACAAGATTTGACTTAAAACTTTCCAACATGCGGACCTTGTGCTAAGAATTCTTTTTTGATAAACTGTTGTGAGCATTATGTTTTCCAGGAAGGAAGATGCTGTCTcaaaaagaaagagcaaagatttgtcataaatataaaacatttattacattGGATTTGCTAATGGGTATAAACGCATTCTTTTCTTTACATGTTTCTTTGGATCTGTTTTTGTCTGACTTATCACTGAATAGGATCCACACTGGATTCAAAGGTTTGCCAATATTTCAGTCAGTAAACATGTTTCAGGGATAATAAAGGAACACATGGGCTAAAGAACATTTATACCTCACATTTAAATTATACACGCAACATAGTATTGTTTGAATTGTGTAGTGAAAGTGGTCTCTGGCATTATTTACAGTGGCCTAGCAGATACATGGttgaagtgaagataatgagTGGCTTGATGATACAAACATAGTAACAGGAGTGTACGGATTGCTGCAAAGGCATTCACTTGTCTTGCATCTTCTCCAGGATGGGGACAATCATGTCAAACTTGGGTCTCTTGGCTGGGTCTTCGTTCATGCAGAGCCTCATCAGCTTACAGATGTGAGGGGAAATCCCTGGTGGAATAGTGGGCCGAAGACCTTCGAGAGCCACCTGAGGCAAGATGCAAAGTTAGAAACCCGTGAAAGCCTAAGGTATGGTGTTTGGGGCAGTATTTCCAAGTGGTACAGAGATGTTGATGTGAACACACAGTACAAGCCTCTGGGTGGATAAATACTGTGCCCACTTACCTTCATGCCTATCTCCATTTGTGAGAGGTCAGCAAAGGGGACCTCTCTGGTAACCAGCTCCCACAGTAACACCGCAAAGCTCCACATGTCAGCAGATCTTCTGTTGATGTCTTCAGGCCTCTTCTGCAGAGCTGAAAACAAGGACAAAGAAAACCGTAAATTTAAagggtttgtttttattccgTAACAGGGCCAAAACACCAGATGCACGGCGTGATTACCACTGAACTTGGACTAAATTATAAGGTATAGGATGTTCCTTACTTAATGACTCATACAAGTCTGAGAAGGCATTGTgggaggagggggaaaaaagggaatGAATACCTTCAGGGGCCATCCATGCTGGGGAGTACATACGACCAGGACACTGGAAGGATAATTTAGCATCTGCCATGCTTATTCTGGCTGTCATGTCCTCATCAATCTGCAAATTAACCCCATCAGCTTGTTACTCATCAAATATCTGGGTGGTCAATGAGTCACAGCAACACCTTGTGTGTTAGCGGAAAATCCTTTAGTTGAATATTGTGGTTCCTTATATGCCAGTTGGTCAAAGACCAGTTAAATGATGTCTTACCATGATGTGCTTACTGTTGAGGTTAAGGCGTGCAACCATTGGTTCTAAGGTGTGGAGGAAAGCCATGCCACTGGCAATGTCCATTGCAAACTTCACTGCTTGGCTTTGGTCAACCACCAGAGCTGAGaaaaaacgaagaagaagaccaagacagaaaagtcaaaaaagtatgATTGTAGAAAATGGGTGTATAAATGTGATAAACTTCACCTGCAGTAGCAATCCTCAGTCATAGTGCTTTGGAGCTAGAAAATACTTGCATGCAAATATTAGCCATTTCTATTTtatatgtacacaaacacaaattgcTTACTAGTGCCCTGGTGCAGTATGTTGAACAGGGATCCGTATGGCATGTAGTGGGTAATGATGATGGGGTGAGGGGATGGAGGTGATTGACAGGCCCCAAGAACAGGCAAAATGTTGGGATGAGAAAATATCCTTTTAAGacaagatggaaagaaagagaatatgtgtgtaaatgttgagACTACCGAATTATATACTCTTAGAAAACAGAAGTCTTTCTCAGATGATAAGGAATTAACTTCAAGGTTGGGAGGAAACcccattaagaaaaaaacactgagacCTAAAGCTTGTTCTACAGAAAGAAACCTATGCACCCCATTTGAATAATGTGTGTCCTTTTAAAGTTATAATGAcgttatttcattttttcaatacGTGTCAGATTTTATGTGTCCTATGAATTTTTCAGCATACTCATTCCAGATACTTTTATGTGTGCTTCAATTCTTGAAAGAGGGCGAGAACTGAAACCAACATGAAAGCACTCTGCCTTAGTGCTGAGGGTCCCTTATTTGAATTGGCCTGGTTTCTTTATTCTTGTCCTGTTACGGTATTGTCGGGAgttatttctgtcactttatgAGGGGCTGACGTAGGTGGAAACTGTATAAGCTAGGCGAGTTTAGGTAATATGCTTTCctttatgttgtgttttcaaataaagtttgatttaCACTCTTTACTGACTCATTTTATTCTGTGATTTAGGTGTATTAATTAGTTGGCTAATTATGTGTTAATACACGTGACCCATGCCTGTGAGTTGCTCCTTTAGAATATGTGCACAACACTGCCATAATCATGTCAATAGTGATTTGGGAGTTCCTTTCAGGGGCCCTGCTAAACCTGTCTTAACATGCCTGCATGAGTTGAATTTTGGCTCACTTCAACAACTTTAGAAAGGTACAACTTTTTACCTTTTGGGCAATAATATGGTGCAAAGGCAACTAAAACACCATGCTCAAACTGAAACAATATCAACATGGGTCAATGTTAACATTGACAAACCTGATTCAAAATAAGGTTTCATTTCCACTATGATGGTTTTAATTCTATGTTATAGTCAGTTTCTTGTTTACTGTGATTGAGGGTTTGTGgaatttgtttttcacattgtaGAACACATGTCGCATGTTAAACAGCTTCTGGTTTATCACAAAACCATCCACAACCCATTTCCTTGACTTATAACAGCAAAATCCCCTCTCCTAGTTGCACAAGAATCCTGCACCAGATCCTAAATTCTCAATGACCACAACATCCTCAATGGCCATTAATCTGTCTCATCCATGCTCACATTAGCACTATGTTTAACAGCATATAATAGTCAGTCCAAATTCGGATATACTGTGTATGGCTCAAACAAACAGGCTCTGAAGAGACTCAAACAGAACCAAATGCATTAGCCTTAGTTTATGTATGCAAACAGATTGAAAGCATGTGATGCCCATAAATGAACCCTGGTAGATCTATTCTGTGTGAAGACACCACAGGAAATACGGCCAATCAAAGCCATCACAATTACTCTTTCATTATTAAGACACTGACGGGTGAATTACCTGAGTTTTGGATGCTCCTCATTGAAGTCTCTGCTCTTCCTGGTGGTCCAGTCTCTCACCTGAAGCACTTTCACTACAATCTCATCCCCTTGCCACCGACCCTGCCATAACTGCAGACAGAGTTCATTGTAAACAACCGGGGGGCTGAAAAGAAATTAGAAACACTGACACAGCAATAAAGACAGAGTGCAATAGACCTCTCCAGACTGGTTTTCATTGATCTTTGCCAGGAGTGAAAGTTGCTTATAGTCAATACCAGCCTGCTTGTTGAGGGTACCGTTACCTGAAAGAGGCAAACAATGAACGATTAAACAATTATCCTAACTTGATATGATTTGTTCCATTTTATGAAGTCAATGTTACTCACGTGGTCGTGTTCGCATAGTGCCCTTCCAGAAAGTTTCCTTATATGGGACTTTGGTCATACTCTGGCCCattttctctgccttttctacattaaaaaatatgacaataatgaaaagaaagtgatgatacttttttaattttttaattattatttcgCTAATATCTCATTAACGTTTCCTAAAATATGACCTGTTAGGGTGTTTCTATGCCCATAAATGACATCTGACCTTCAAGCAGCTGTCTTAGGTGAGGTTTTGCCTTGTCCAGAGGTGTCTGTCCATACctgttacatacacacacctgggCACCACTTGTCACCAAGTCCTAAAAAAGAGTGGTTTTATTCTGTTTGGCATTCAATTTAACACATAGGTGTTTggattaaaagcaaaaaaactgacaacaaAGCACTGTAGTGTCCATTTCTCTCCAGAAGAGGGCCTTTTCAGCCAACAGATAAAAAGAAGTGTCTGCGAGTGTACTGTAATCTACCTCTGCCACTTCGTCCTGACCCCAGAAGCAGGCGTAGTGGAGTGGTGTATTTCCATGCTCGTTGACTGTATTGGCGTCGGCTTTGCACTGAATCAGCTGGCATTGCAGAAGTCATAAAGGGAGAAAATTAACAAAGCCAGTCTTCTCTCCTCAAAGACGGTGTTGTCAACGCATGCATGGTCCAGTTGAAACCGCAGTGTGTTTACCTTTGCCACTATGTCTCTATGCCCATGACTGGCGGCGAGATGTAATGGGGTATCATCTCCACGGTTCATCACATTAATACGAGCACCTCGCATAATGAGCATGTCAACAACGCCGCTCCTCCCTTCCCTGCATGCCCAGTGGAGGGGGCTGAAGCCATGGTCATCactaaaacacaagaaagaaaagcaaaatcaAAAATAAGTTAGCCCATCAATCTTGATAAACTTGctttaaaacaatttcaagTTTGATTCAAATGTTGTCATAAGATGATATTTGGAGGGTACTTGTTCCCTGAAAATATTCATAGGTGGGTGTTCTCTGAACATAAACCAGCTGACAAAATACTACGTGTGTGGTTCTCTCTTTGACACATAGCCACACAGGTTCTCACACCCACTACCTACCAATCTTTATTTAGACTTAAGCACATGCTTTCTTGTGCTGCCGGCAGCTTTTACCCATCTGACGGCTGGCCTAGTGATAAATATGTCTGTGCAAGCTAAAATGCCTCCTAACataagcaaaaacacaaacacacagacagcgtACATAGCAATGCTGCAGTCTGGAAGGAGCCAAGCTATCACCTACTTGTGACTGGCCCCTTCACCCAAGTGACTTCTGTACATTAGCTGACCCCAAGGCAGCTGCTGGGGCTTCTCGCAACTCCCTGCAAACCACAAACTCTACACTCTGTTTGACAATAAAACCTCAAGGCTTCTATAGTCTGTAGGAAATAGCTACACACTCAAATGAATTAGCAGTTTGACACATTCTTTGTCAATACTGAAACAGCACTGTGGACAAACAGTGCTGGTCATGGTCTGACCAACACTGTGTGCTATAAAAAGTAACGGGTATAAAAAACTCAGGAATGACAGAGTGGTAAATACACTGTGGAATCCTCAGCGACGCATTCTCTgtgtgcctctctctctctctttttcttgtcttcctgTGTCACTGgctcaacaaacacacacacacacacacacacacacaaacacacacacagagctcccTGGGGCGATCTTAAATGgtatttaatgtctgtctcAGTGGACTCACTCGCTACaataaagcagaaagaaaataacTAACGCTTGTTACACATTGGATATtgtggaaggaaaaaaagggcCGGTTCACACGCACAGATGAGCCTCTTAAGATGACCAGCCAAAGCAGACCTCCAGCATAATGACTGGTCTCTTAGATGTTTATGTGGGACTGCAGCTAGCTGCCTGAGACGCTCTGTCAGCAAGGGCCTGGCCCTGTATGGAATTGAACAGAGGAAATGGCCTTGGCTGTTGCGTGGTTGGCTAGCAGCTCTGCAGCACTCAAAGTCAACGTCAACAAACTGCACATATATGGCCCGGCCCAAGAATGAGATAACCAAGGTCTTTAGCAGTGAGGTCTTGCAGCGTCTTTCTAGCAAGGAAATTAGGCAAACAAAGtgctaaattatttttaaaacctctAACAGGGGTGCAACTTGAGACCATTAGAAGTTATTCTACTGCTTATATTTTagataaattaatttgtttttaatataactTGTCACAACTTATGAAAAATCACTTGCTCCCAGTGAACAGGGTAACATCTTCAAAGTGGTTGTTTTATCTCACCGGCAGTGTAAAaacccaaatttaaaatgattatgtGATTATGAGTATGTTATCGatagatttttttgtaaatcaacTAAATGATTTTTGTGAGATGTGCTTTTCAGTCTAgtgtttgatgatttttttatttattctgttgtCCGGGTCATTTACGTCACAGCGAAACCTCCACAAATCATCCACAGCTTTTTATAAAGACACAGTTTTTGGGGATGAGATCATAAGGAGagattttcaaaaagaaaagggggaaaaactGGGCTGGAATTACAAAATCTGGGTGACGTTCAGCAGTGTGTGGAGTTGAAGGGGGAGCGCATTATGGAAACTATTTCCCCACCTCTAATGTGCCAAGGATTGCTTtgtatgcgcacacacacacactctctcacacacacacacacacacacacacacacacacacacacacacacacacacacacacacacacacacacacacacacaccagcataGGATCATTCACCCACCATACCAAATGTGGTGCGTTCTGCTATAATGTCCACTCCAACTCATTAGAGGACTGTGCTTAATGTGTTATTGCACACGTCTTTACACACCGCAGACCTAGACTCTAACATCCAAGAGAAGATACAGACAGTCATCTTTTAAGCTTTATGTTTTTGAGGGATGTGTGCATATTTATCCGCTTACCCCAAGTTGAGGTCATTCTCTGTGTTGTCCAACCACAGACGAACAGCCACAGAGTTCCCTTCTCGACACTGTGTGAAGATGTCATCCATGGTTATGCTGCCGGTTGCCTCTCTTGACTGTTTGTTCTTTCAATCTCTTTTGGGATCAGAACCATGTAGCCTGCATAAGGTGTTAAACAAAGACTCCTTCTTTAAGAAgcaaagttgtgtttttgctcccaaacaaacaagataaataTAAAGGTTTGTACTAACTATTTTACCATACACTGTACATCTTCCAGGGAACTGATATAGGCAGATAAACAGACATTACTCACTGTCGTTTGAGACTTAGTTGACTTGTGTATCCCTTTaggtgtgactgtgtgtttgaagcCTGTCTgtacttttttgtgttatttatgtgGTTAGTGGTATTCCtaaatattcattttagtaGTAGTTCAATATTTAAGTTATTAGCCTATAGCTACTGATtgttaaatgcaacatttacagTCACTGGCTTCTCCAAAAAGAAACGTAAACCAACCAGAGTCCATCAAAATGAAATTATGAAGTATTATAAATAGCCTGTAGCTGTACATTCCCACATTTCCCCTTGGCTCTATCCTCCTCCGTGAAAATCGCACGGGCTGGCCTATTGGATCACTTTGAAATCTAttgttaaaaagtcaaagtgaagTTGAACTTTCACAGCAAAACTTCTAAAGGCCACAATGTACACAAAGCcattacacatacaaaaacgaCTACAAATTCTTACCAGGTACGAATAGATCGATTTCTTCTCAGTTCCTATTTTTTCCCGAAAGTCGGTCGTCTCCTCAAATTTAAGAGCAGAGAATAGTCGGTCTGAGTCCACG from Etheostoma cragini isolate CJK2018 chromosome 13, CSU_Ecrag_1.0, whole genome shotgun sequence harbors:
- the ilk gene encoding integrin-linked protein kinase, translated to MDDIFTQCREGNSVAVRLWLDNTENDLNLGDDHGFSPLHWACREGRSGVVDMLIMRGARINVMNRGDDTPLHLAASHGHRDIVAKLIQCKADANTVNEHGNTPLHYACFWGQDEVAEDLVTSGAQVCVCNRYGQTPLDKAKPHLRQLLEEKAEKMGQSMTKVPYKETFWKGTMRTRPRNGTLNKQAGIDYKQLSLLAKINENQSGELWQGRWQGDEIVVKVLQVRDWTTRKSRDFNEEHPKLRIFSHPNILPVLGACQSPPSPHPIIITHYMPYGSLFNILHQGTTLVVDQSQAVKFAMDIASGMAFLHTLEPMVARLNLNSKHIMIDEDMTARISMADAKLSFQCPGRMYSPAWMAPEALQKRPEDINRRSADMWSFAVLLWELVTREVPFADLSQMEIGMKVALEGLRPTIPPGISPHICKLMRLCMNEDPAKRPKFDMIVPILEKMQDK